One region of Tistrella mobilis genomic DNA includes:
- a CDS encoding B3/4 domain-containing protein has translation MSVASVTPVIDPAIHALRPDFRAVSLTVTLAGTAAADAEAIAAEALTRAVQQVQDGGPAWAAAHLDDWRAAFRAFGAKPARTPSSAEALRKRVIRDGALPPAGPIVDLYNAVSLAFAIPVGGEDLDTYRGMPRLIRATGTEPFDVMKEGTATIETAEPGEVVWCDEAGVTCRRWNWRQGLRTRLTAESRRLWFILEALGSMPDTALAAAGEALADGLTRIWPSSIIVRHNLDPRN, from the coding sequence ATGTCCGTTGCGTCCGTCACCCCCGTCATCGACCCCGCCATCCATGCCCTGCGTCCGGATTTCCGGGCCGTCAGCCTGACGGTCACACTGGCAGGCACAGCGGCGGCCGATGCCGAGGCGATCGCGGCCGAAGCCCTGACCCGGGCCGTCCAGCAGGTGCAGGACGGCGGCCCGGCCTGGGCGGCGGCGCATCTCGACGACTGGCGGGCGGCCTTCCGGGCCTTCGGCGCCAAACCCGCCCGCACCCCGTCATCGGCGGAAGCCCTGCGCAAGCGCGTGATCCGCGACGGCGCGCTGCCCCCGGCCGGACCAATCGTCGATCTTTACAACGCCGTCAGCCTGGCCTTCGCGATCCCCGTGGGTGGCGAGGATCTGGATACCTATCGGGGCATGCCCCGCCTGATCCGCGCGACGGGCACGGAACCCTTCGACGTGATGAAAGAGGGCACGGCCACGATCGAGACGGCCGAGCCGGGCGAGGTGGTCTGGTGCGACGAGGCCGGCGTCACCTGCCGGCGCTGGAACTGGCGCCAGGGGCTGCGCACCCGCCTGACCGCAGAGTCGCGCCGGCTCTGGTTCATCCTGGAGGCCTTGGGCAGCATGCCCGACACTGCGCTGGCGGCGGCGGGAGAGGCATTGGCCGATGGCCTGACGCGTATCTGGCCTTCATCAATAATCGTGCGGCATAACCTTGATCCGCGAAACTGA